The Pseudomonadales bacterium genome includes a window with the following:
- a CDS encoding Rieske (2Fe-2S) protein, with translation MTDIIFSTHSGPRLPQSIPFGWYFVGYSDELAVGDIKPLEYFDREMVLFRNEHGEVGLLDAYCPHMGAHLGYGSQVDGDSLRCPFHAWSFNTKGVATDVPYAKQIPPKIKDKQCMHVYPTVEKNQVIWAWYHPENKAPFFDVMDHEEIGQPGWIELDRYMWEIDTNVQEIAENGVDVAHFKYVHAMEAVPEGKTTYDGHIRSSKAMGKRSIPQPDGSVKEIDSSVHTVQNGAGQKFTRISGLSETLLMVLVTPINKDKVEIRFAFTHKDFPKDSMEYMIAQKSIESTVGPKGVVGDIPXWNRKIHRANPILCDGDGPIMQYRKYFSQFYAENENAMQAVAKLEIA, from the coding sequence ATGACGGATATAATTTTTAGTACACATAGCGGCCCGCGACTGCCGCAATCGATACCGTTTGGATGGTATTTTGTCGGTTACTCTGACGAATTGGCGGTTGGTGACATAAAGCCATTAGAATACTTTGATCGTGAAATGGTTTTATTTCGCAATGAGCACGGTGAAGTTGGCCTGTTAGATGCCTATTGCCCGCATATGGGCGCGCACTTAGGCTATGGCAGTCAAGTTGATGGCGACTCTCTGCGCTGTCCTTTTCACGCATGGTCGTTCAATACCAAAGGTGTAGCTACCGATGTGCCTTATGCCAAGCAAATACCGCCAAAAATAAAAGACAAGCAGTGTATGCATGTGTATCCAACAGTCGAAAAAAATCAGGTGATTTGGGCTTGGTATCACCCGGAAAATAAGGCGCCTTTCTTTGATGTTATGGATCACGAAGAAATCGGCCAGCCCGGCTGGATTGAACTAGATCGATACATGTGGGAGATTGATACAAATGTGCAGGAAATTGCCGAGAACGGTGTAGATGTCGCACATTTTAAATATGTGCATGCGATGGAGGCTGTGCCCGAAGGTAAAACAACTTACGATGGCCATATTCGTTCATCTAAGGCAATGGGTAAGCGATCCATTCCTCAGCCAGATGGTAGCGTAAAAGAAATCGATTCATCGGTGCATACGGTTCAGAACGGCGCAGGGCAGAAGTTTACGCGTATTTCTGGACTATCTGAAACATTATTGATGGTGTTAGTGACGCCGATTAATAAAGATAAAGTTGAGATTCGCTTTGCATTTACGCATAAAGATTTTCCAAAGGATTCTATGGAATATATGATTGCGCAAAAATCGATTGAATCAACNGTTGGCCCCAAAGGTGTGGTCGGTGATATCCCNATNTGGAATCGAAAAATTCACCGTGCAAACCCCATCTTATGCGATGGTGATGGGCCAATCATGCAGTACCGCAAATACTTTTCGCAGTTTTATGCAGAAAATGAAAATGCTATGCAAGCTGTTGCAAAACTTGAAATTGCTTAA
- a CDS encoding LysR family transcriptional regulator: MQRSKFAGIEAFMLVVETGSFTAAAERLNVSKSYISKQIKSLELRFSAALLQRTTRQLRLTAVGEAFYQQCLLIKQQLDQAEGIISSLQQEPLGTLRIALNSTFGVQHMATAIAEFARQHPQLELDVTSSYHDVDLLAQGYDLTIRYGDRLEDSSLVAKPLGGYMLCLCASPEYFTRHQLPSNIEQLQQHNCLSPPNGYWYFSEQQMAKRIKVKGNWQSEDGMAILAAARVGLGIAQLPEFFIHNDLAAGKLMKIEHDWAHYHRMAWAVYPHDKHLSTKVRLFLDFLDEYTHNRLSLDSAFSADV, translated from the coding sequence ATGCAGCGATCTAAGTTTGCAGGCATTGAGGCTTTTATGCTGGTTGTTGAAACCGGCAGCTTTACCGCCGCTGCGGAGCGTCTGAACGTCTCTAAGTCGTATATCAGTAAACAAATTAAGTCACTGGAACTGCGCTTCTCTGCCGCATTATTGCAACGCACCACCCGTCAGCTGCGTTTGACTGCAGTTGGCGAAGCATTTTATCAACAATGCTTATTAATTAAGCAACAGTTGGATCAAGCTGAGGGCATCATTTCTAGCCTGCAACAGGAGCCGCTCGGCACCCTGCGCATCGCTTTAAATAGCACCTTCGGAGTGCAGCATATGGCCACAGCGATCGCTGAGTTTGCAAGGCAACACCCACAACTTGAGCTTGATGTGACGTCCAGCTACCACGATGTCGATTTATTAGCTCAGGGCTATGACTTAACGATTCGCTATGGTGATCGCCTTGAGGACTCTAGCTTGGTGGCAAAACCTCTCGGCGGCTATATGCTTTGCCTCTGCGCCAGCCCCGAGTATTTTACCAGACACCAGCTGCCGAGTAATATTGAACAGCTACAGCAGCACAATTGCTTATCACCGCCGAATGGCTACTGGTATTTCTCAGAACAGCAAATGGCTAAACGCATAAAAGTTAAGGGCAATTGGCAGAGTGAAGACGGTATGGCGATATTAGCGGCAGCTCGGGTTGGCTTAGGCATTGCTCAGCTACCTGAGTTTTTTATTCATAATGACTTAGCAGCGGGTAAACTGATGAAAATTGAGCACGATTGGGCTCATTACCACCGTATGGCTTGGGCAGTATATCCGCATGACAAGCACCTCAGCACCAAAGTTAGGCTGTTTTTAGATTTCTTAGATGAGTACACCCATAATCGATTATCGCTAGACTCTGCATTTTCTGCTGACGTTTAG
- a CDS encoding 6-carboxytetrahydropterin synthase: MNRLTTIEIDKDYLKFSAAHFTVFSATERERLHGHNFRVIARFVAEVNDNGMCVDYSVLKKKVQQVCDDLDEYTLIAANSPYLQITEQDDFYLVKHHNDSMMYLKADTLLLPVANTTVEEFSDYILQQILQDDAFKQACEFKQIDIWVSSGPGQKGMSSWA, from the coding sequence ATGAATCGCTTAACCACTATTGAAATTGATAAAGACTATTTAAAATTCTCAGCTGCCCATTTTACGGTGTTTTCGGCGACCGAGCGCGAGCGCTTGCATGGGCATAATTTTCGCGTGATTGCGCGTTTTGTTGCCGAGGTAAATGATAACGGCATGTGTGTTGATTACTCGGTGCTAAAGAAAAAGGTTCAGCAGGTCTGTGATGATCTAGACGAGTACACACTGATTGCGGCAAATTCGCCGTATCTGCAGATCACTGAACAAGACGATTTCTATCTGGTCAAACACCATAACGATAGCATGATGTATCTTAAAGCGGATACCCTATTGCTACCTGTGGCAAACACAACAGTGGAAGAGTTTTCAGATTATATCTTGCAGCAGATTTTGCAAGATGATGCATTTAAGCAAGCCTGCGAATTTAAGCAAATTGATATCTGGGTATCTTCTGGCCCCGGTCAGAAAGGTATGTCAAGCTGGGCTTAA
- a CDS encoding SDR family NAD(P)-dependent oxidoreductase, producing the protein MNSFAEKVVVITGGASGVGRALGEQFAQEQAKVVLVDINQHNLDNTVAELAKQGLDVDAKTADVTSPDSMEALAEFCYQRYGVVHVLMNNAGVGLGESARPLWTLPAKDWDWGLAVNTLGPVNGIRAFVPRMIASEQECLVVNTSSGNGGMNSLPTTPIYAASKAAMTSLTEVLHYQLLKAEAKVKVACMFPGPHVVNSKIFNSSEARPDRFSNQEQSENKPKAYKDFKELAEASGVSFDLTEPDEVAQYTIAQMKQGKFWILPPEEYENSKQKFMRRAEDLVNQVNPVYPE; encoded by the coding sequence ATGAATAGTTTTGCCGAAAAAGTTGTTGTTATTACCGGTGGCGCTTCAGGTGTTGGTCGCGCCTTAGGTGAGCAATTCGCACAAGAGCAAGCAAAGGTGGTATTAGTCGATATTAATCAACACAATTTAGACAATACCGTTGCTGAACTTGCTAAGCAGGGTTTAGATGTTGATGCGAAAACGGCCGATGTTACCTCGCCAGACTCAATGGAAGCCTTGGCCGAGTTTTGCTATCAGCGTTACGGTGTGGTGCACGTGCTAATGAACAATGCCGGGGTTGGTCTCGGTGAATCGGCGCGGCCGTTATGGACTTTGCCTGCAAAAGACTGGGACTGGGGTTTGGCGGTCAATACGCTAGGTCCTGTGAATGGTATTCGTGCCTTTGTGCCGCGTATGATTGCCAGTGAACAAGAGTGTCTTGTAGTCAATACGTCTTCAGGTAATGGTGGTATGAATTCCTTACCCACAACACCTATATATGCCGCATCCAAAGCTGCAATGACCTCATTGACAGAAGTGCTTCACTACCAGCTGTTAAAGGCTGAGGCTAAGGTCAAAGTTGCCTGCATGTTTCCAGGTCCGCATGTGGTGAATTCAAAAATATTTAATTCGTCCGAAGCGCGCCCCGATCGTTTCTCTAATCAAGAGCAATCCGAGAATAAGCCTAAAGCGTACAAAGACTTCAAAGAATTAGCCGAAGCCTCAGGCGTGTCGTTTGACCTGACTGAGCCTGATGAAGTTGCGCAATATACCATTGCACAGATGAAACAAGGTAAATTCTGGATCTTGCCGCCTGAAGAGTATGAAAACTCAAAACAGAAATTCATGCGTCGTGCTGAAGATCTGGTCAATCAAGTGAACCCCGTATACCCAGAGTAG
- a CDS encoding acetoacetate decarboxylase family protein — MAQLRYVRKPGTVMQAAAPANLNNTVRSVRAVYETEPEIAAALLPKPLTGIERPEIFLQFAHVAMHVNEETTVEIGAVTAGVRCLYTDKSGQQRQGAYVLGMWMPGEFVCIKGRERFGEPKKQAVVDFNVSGDKFHVSVERHGIKFIEIAGSIGESQGPAQFTEHFFCYKALPKISGEEGFDGDVILTQLNWDRNYSDVKQASGEITFRESPNDPMIDVPVKKLISLEYAEGATVTGGEVLEVVPGEWLSPFIHQRYDEPNEPGIEIALASEAEVA; from the coding sequence ATGGCACAATTACGATATGTCAGAAAGCCTGGCACGGTGATGCAAGCGGCGGCGCCAGCCAATTTAAATAATACAGTGCGTAGCGTGCGCGCGGTTTATGAAACCGAGCCTGAGATTGCTGCGGCATTACTACCCAAACCACTGACGGGCATTGAGCGCCCCGAGATATTTCTGCAATTTGCCCATGTTGCAATGCATGTTAACGAAGAAACGACGGTTGAAATAGGCGCAGTAACCGCGGGCGTTCGCTGTTTGTATACCGACAAGTCTGGCCAACAGCGTCAGGGTGCCTATGTTTTGGGTATGTGGATGCCAGGCGAGTTTGTCTGTATCAAAGGACGTGAGCGCTTCGGAGAGCCGAAAAAGCAAGCGGTGGTAGACTTCAACGTCAGTGGCGATAAGTTTCATGTTTCCGTGGAACGACACGGCATTAAGTTTATTGAAATTGCCGGCAGCATAGGTGAGTCGCAAGGCCCCGCTCAATTCACCGAGCACTTCTTTTGTTATAAAGCCTTACCAAAAATCTCTGGTGAAGAGGGTTTTGATGGTGACGTCATCTTAACTCAGCTGAACTGGGACCGAAACTATAGCGACGTTAAGCAAGCCAGTGGCGAAATTACATTCCGCGAGTCGCCGAATGATCCGATGATTGATGTGCCGGTGAAGAAACTCATCAGCCTAGAGTATGCTGAAGGTGCTACAGTGACGGGTGGCGAGGTGTTAGAAGTGGTGCCGGGTGAGTGGCTGAGCCCCTTTATTCACCAGCGCTATGATGAGCCTAACGAGCCAGGTATTGAGATCGCGCTTGCCTCTGAGGCGGAAGTTGCCTAA